A region of the Silene latifolia isolate original U9 population chromosome 9, ASM4854445v1, whole genome shotgun sequence genome:
GCGCGTGGCAACCACCCTACGAGAATACACCCTCACCTAATTTGACATTGTTCACCATAGCATGAATCCTCTGCGGGTGGGCGGCGGCAGTGCCCACACCCGGAGAGAGTACCCGATGTTTCTCATACCtttatacttatgcatgcttcacatgaattgtttacgttatgtttgtgcaatcttttccactcgtatttgtgacccgagtgtgacgttttacattgtgagactactcgacattccttatttatttgccctcggacattgggtcacggttaggtgccattgtttccgagttgggctatttttccttccgcctcttcggaccgggggtcacggttaggtgacaaggttccgcttgaggttactcgactttcgggcacggttaggtgtaccctatttcgagtcttggatacgatttggtatcgtttgtcgaatcgggtgtcgtccatcccgagagtctggccaggtttagactaggaccgtattatgatcgtcgtcctaccaagaggttggagtctagagggttgtcttgtttgagtctatactttgtaatttgtcttacatttgagtcgagtcaatttgtgaccgtttgacctaattattcttctctcatttatgcataactactcttattgcattttgtatactaatcatgattctcTTGTTACCGTAAGTGTTTATCcttatgcttgtttgtttaattaaattcctaattacttgtattttgacatattgtggctgggagaaccctgagttactccccactgactgtggctttcatatttattatgaatgataggttggtgatgaagcttaagtggggaagaccgtgtgagctagcgagttcttaccttggaccttaattagctatcactttaatagactcacctacttttcgattgatgttaattcgtgggatatcttttccccaataaatagacttgtgttgtaaacttaaacttaattatctaaacttatctatcgtgttggtgatacctcgcgttggacttcactagaagctttaaaagttttaaaaatctcgtgtttccgccacgatttactagttatatttagttgcctcaacgaggggtgtcacagttggtatcagagcatatatttctcccgacgcacacacgtgtaccccaacttaaaattcttacttgaccttgaataatgaatgagagatgggtagaattaaggacctaagttggtagcctttttgtgtatgttttgtgataggttctaacttgtttgctcttgtgcaaaagatggtacgaccaaccaatgtggagaatgctatcatgcaagccctcacgcaagtgcttgctaatcaacaaaatgctcaacccgctccccctgcacccgaagctaaccgtcaaggaagctatgcttggattgcaagtcaactagcaaggaacaaggctaggacctatggtggtgaagtggatcccgttgctctctcggagtggtttcgtgatatggagaagaacttctctctctttgatgcccgagaggaggacaaggtgagattagcctctcactttcttgtgaaggaagccgataggtggtggactttgaccggtcctaccgctactcaagaccccaactttgattggaaccgcttcaagtcacttgtggagactcgcttctaccctaaggagctcaaacaacaaagattgaaggaattcatggaattcaagcaagggaagctatcaattcaagcctacaccgacaagtttaatgaacttgctcattatgcctccaagttcgtgaaagatgaagaggatcgtgtctacttctataagaacaagttgaaccctaaagtggaaagcatggtgagaagaaattcaactacctttgtggaagtctatgatgatgctatttgggccgaaagctctttgaaggccattgaagaagattccaaaacccactcctcttctcattcttaccgttctaactttcatggcaagagaccatttgtgccttctactccaaactatgccaacaagaggaggtttgtgccaaggatacaagaccatggaggacaaggaccaagagttcaagaacctagaggacaagCTCCCACAtcaactaatgaacttgagaaggatcgtaagtgctaccattgtaggcaagctgcacaccccggaattggatgctatggcaagcccttgacttgcttccattgtaagaagcccggacatcgtgttgccgattgccccgagaagaagaatgctcctacttcaaatgctaggccaagaggaactatctttgtcatgagtcgagccgaagccgccgctcatcccgatatcattacgggtatgttctcaatttttgatcaaccttgcctcattttatttgataccggcgcatctttatcctttatatcttccaaattttccgaaaagctagccattgaaccaattcctagtgaggaaacttctatatcctaaccttccggagaaatgttctcttgttccctttctttctccgacattcctatttcTATTTCGGAAACTTTGtttcccgctaacctacttcgttttccccttgaggaattcgatgtgattttgggtatggattggttgtcaaagtatgatgcaagattcgagtgtagagaccaaaagatttgcctcaagagtccgctaggcacCCGCGTATCCTATAAaggagtccgttcccaagaaggtgtgaagttgatttccgccttgaagttgatgagtatgaagaggaaaggttaccaaatatTTCTATgcgtggtgacttctacctccccttccttaccaaagatcgaagaagtgcccgtggtttgtgggtttcccgatgtctttcccgaagaattgcccggaatccctcccgagcgtgatgtagaattttctatcgaccttgtacccggaaccggaccgattgctaaagccccgtaccgtatggcgccaaccgagttgaaggagttgagaaagcaacttgatgagatgattgagaaaggattcattagacctagtgcctcaccttggggtgctcccgttctctttgtgaagaagaaagatggatccatgagactttgcattgactaccgcgagcttaaccgtgttaccatcaagaacaagtatcctctaccaaggattgaagatttgtttgatcaactcaaaggtgcttctactttctccaagattgatttgagatccggttatcatcaaattcccgttcgtgagtccgacatccctaagaccgcctttagcacaagGTATGGACACtttgagtttaaggtgatgccctttggtttaaccaatgccccttctatcttcatggaccaaatgaaccggacctttagtgagttcttagacaagtgtgttgtggtcttcattgacgatatcctcatctactccaagtccgaagaagagcatgccgatcaccttcgTATCATTTTGGAAATCCTCCGTCgacaaaagtggtttgccaaattctccaagtgtgaattttggttgtctaaggtatcttttctaggccatgttatatctaaggatggtgtcatggtagacccttcgaagattgaagccgtgattgagtggaagagtccaaccgatgttggtgacatccatagtttcttgggtttggcgggttattaccgtcgctttgtgaaagatttttccaagcttgctagaccgatgactcaactttcgAAGAAAGAaaccaagtttgtgtggaccgaagcttgtgaaagtgcattccaagagttgaagaagaggttgactaccgctcccgtgttgaccttgcccgaggatggagttgactttgatgtgttttgtgatgcttctaagatgggtttaggttgtgttcttatgcaaaataggaaggttgttgcctatgcttcgcgacaattgagagttcatgaggtgaactatcctactcatgatttggagttagccgccattgttcatgccttgaagatgtggagacactacctcattggggTCCATTGCCGcatctacaccgatcataagagtttgagatatatcttcacccaaaaggatttgaatatgagacaacgacgatggttggaattggtgaatgattatgacgtagagatgttgtatcatgaaggaaaggcaaatgtggttgccgatgcccttagtaggaagtctactcattccttgagtgccattcgcgtgctccccgatgacctttgtgccgagtttcgtaagttgagtttgcaacttgtggagagtggttttgattatcttggtgctatggttgccgagcccgttcttcaccgtgagattctagatagccttgtggacgatgctacctttaaaagttttaaagccaagcttcttgaagggaaagcaaaggattgtgagattgatgctagaggttaccttcgttaccgaggacgcatgtacGTGCCCGATACCGTTgatttgaggaagagagttctagatgaagctcatctatccccttattcgattcaccccggaggagacaagatgtataaagatttgaagcttcagttttggtggcctaacgtGAAGAATGACATTGCGTCATACGTTggaaggtgtcttacttgtcaacaagtgaagattgagcataagagacccggtggtttgctacaaccgttggatgttcctttatggaagtgggagtccatttccatggattttatgatggctttgcctaagaccgttggtggaaaggatgccgtatgggttgttgtggataggttgaccaagtgtgctaggttcatccctatcaaagagacttggagtttagaccgtcttgctagtgcttatgttgaatagatcgttcgttaccatggtgttcctaaggatCGTGTCGAATCGTGACCCGCGTTTTTGTtcgagattttggaaagctttgcaagatgctatgggtagtaagttgttgatgaataccgcttttcatgccgctaccgatggacaatccgagaggacgattcaaactctagaagacttgttgcgtgcttgtgcccttgacttccattctagttgggagaagagcttacctttggtggaattttcttacaacaatagttatcatgcttcaatcaagatggccccttatgaagccctttatggaaggaaatgccgtagtccgatttgttgggaccaagcaagtgatgttcgtgatctaggacccgacaagttagccgagacgattgatcaagtgaagctcatccgtgaaagaatgaaagccgcccaagatcgacagaaatcttatgccgatgttcgccgtcgacccttggagtttgaagttggagataaggtgttcttgaaagtgtccccgatgaaaggagtaaagaggttcggagttaaagggaagttgagtccgaagtacattggaccttatgaagtgataaaAAGGATTGGTGCTGTGGCTTATAGATTagatttgcccccgagtttgggtaaagttcatgatgttttccacgtgtctcaacttaggaaatacattagcgaccctagtcatgtgttgcaaaatgaaattcccgagcttgagcctagtctttctttcgaggagagaccgattcgtatcttggataagaaggagaagaagctaaggagcaaagtggtgcccttggtgaaagtgttgtggaagtgtggtgatgtagaagaagagacttgggagccggaggcttccatgcgtgtcaagtaccctagtttgttttcttaaggtaataccttttcgtttcaagtttcgagggcgaaactttttaaaaggagggatgattgtaacaccccgcgcctttcttatattttaaatgaacttttaagtaatttttattaaataattattatttaaagcttattttcataaaatatcgtcgtagccgtgtaacggtaataatagtgtagattttaataatattattctccgactcgagttatagtagacttgggacgaaaattctagtggataccgactcattttgagttattgggcttaacttgactcatgggcctttttccccctcttttctctacacaaaacctcaactaaaccctcacaacttcatctccctcacttctaatttctgaaatttcccaacaaccacatcaccattgttgaaccttcccttactaaccctaaaatcaccatatctcactcaattcttcaccaatctcgttccttttcgcgccattctcttccttttctcatttcccttctttctaagtaagaaagtcaccatcttttcctctatttccaaattctcatcttacaaggatgtggattcttgacttaatacctttatttttgtgtttagggagaacttggacaacccggaggaggatagctacatcattgacgagtctttagaagattgaagtgcaaaaagataacggtgatgggttactcgacttttatgttaaaattgtgtgaattgtgtagtattagactcacatgaatgttaaatttggtgtctttcatgctttttggtgatttggtgttgagtagaatacttgtatgacaattctcacatgtttaaggAGTAATTTCATGTCTTGTTGTAATATGGTGAAATATGGGATGATGTTAGTGTAATTCCctcataattatttgatttaagCCTCACTTTAATGACTTATAATCCACTccatatgttaattacatcttgaaagtggtaattttaaaagtattcatcatgtttaagaagtatgaaatgattaaatgaaagatggttgaatttggaagGCTTTAGATGAATGTTTGTTGAGTTTTCGTATACGGTGATCCTCTGTAGGTGGGCGGCGCCTACCCaacccaaccggcagcgcgtctTTGCATTTCTGACTTGAAAAAAATAGAGAATTAAGCCTTTGTGATCCCCTACCGGTGGGCCGGGCAATGGCCGGCCTACCCAACCTAGCCGTGTACATGAaattttggtgtcttttataatagggtgtatcccctgccggtgggcggcgAAATCAGTCAAACGGCAGAGAATACACAACGTGAAATGTTGAAGTTAATTGACTATAGTAGGTATTCCTGCCGGTGGGCGCGCAAGAGCCAGTCACCCTACGGAGAATACACATTGAATGTTTTTGACCTTGTTTCCTTTAGCTTGTATCCCCTATGGTGGGCGGCGGCAAAATACCCGACGAGAATACACCCTCACCTAATTTGACATTGTTCACCATAGCatgaatcctctgccggtgggcggcGCAGGTGCCCACACCGTGAGAGTACCCGATGTTTCTCATACCtttatacttatgcatgcttcacatgaattgtttacgttatgtttgtgcaatcttttccactcgtatttgtgacccgagtgtgacgttttacattgtgagactactcgacattccttatttatttgccctcggacattgggtcacggttaggtgccattgtttccgagttgggctatttttccttccgcctcttcggaccgggggtcacggttaggtgacaaggttccgcttgaggttactcgactttcgggcacggttaggtgtaccctatttcgagtcttggatacgatttggtatcgtttgtcgaatcgggtgtcgtccatcccgagagtctggccaggtttagactaggaccgtattatgatcgtcgtcctaccaagagattggagtctagagggttgtcttgtttgagtctatactttgtaatttgtcttacatttgagtcgagtcaatttgtgaccgtttgacctaattattcttctctcatttatgcataactactcttattgcattttgtatactaatcatgattctcTTGTTACCGTAAGTGTTTATCcttatgcttgtttgtttaattaaattcctaattacttgtattttgacatattgtggctgggagaaccctgagttactccccactgactgtggctttcatatttattatgaatgacaggttggtgatgaagcttaagtggggaagaccgtgtgagctagcgagttcttaccttggaccttaattagctatcactttaatagactcacctacttttcgaattgatgttaattcgtgggatatcttttccccaataaatagacttgtgttgtaaacttaaacttaattatctaaacttatctatcgtgttggtgatacctcgcgttggacttcactagaagctttaaaagttttaaaaatctcgtgtttccgccacgatttactagttatatttagttgcctcaacgaggggtgtcacaagtGGAGTGATATCAATAGGAGTAGATTCCGTGGCCGAGTCAGCAGCAGCCCTCTTTCTGGTGCTGGATCCAGAGGCAGAAGCAGagtccgcctttctcttctcaaCAGGCTTAGTGGTACCTCCAACGGCCATTTTCCTCCTCTGAGCCAGAATCATTTGCAGAGTAAATCAAGAAGCAGCAACACAACAAATACAGCAGAAGCAGAGCAAGATACCAGACGACATGGagccttcttcctcttctacttctcCTACTTCTTCTTCTCTTCCAGAGGGAGGAGCAGAATCTTGTACCAAGTTGGTGAAAGTTCTCTAAGCAATTGGACGACCAACAGAGAGGTAAGGAGTTCAATAGCTAGTTGTTCGTTATCTTACATTGTGATCCTTGGTAGAGTAGAGATCCAGGGTCTGGGGGCAGTGCATGTCGGCGAACCACCAATGAGTCCAAACATCTGAGGATCCAGGAAATACGCAGCAACTAGAATGTTGTAGTACAACATTCTTGTAGGTGTAATTACAATCAATCAGGGCCATGAAGGTATCAAAGCAAAAAGTATCCAAGAGCGAGTAGTCCTACAGTAAGCAGACAAGAGGAAACAATTGGAAGAAAGACTACGAACCGTAGCTGCAGGAACCAAGAGCACTCTACAACGGGCGCGCAATATAATAAATTACAGCTCAGCAAGAGAAAGGTGAACAGGAGCCAAGCTATTTTGCATGCCCTCCACAACGGAGCTGTGTAagtcatgcagggggcaggagcctcCCTAACAATTCGCCAGCAGGCACTTACAGTCCTTAAAACGATTCACCGGTAAGGCATTTATAATACTTGAACTATATTTCTTGGGATCACACATGACCTACAGACTACATATTTTGGTACACAGTCTTCCAGATGCAACTCTGCCAGGTTCCAGGTTTTGCTTTAAACATTCTCTGACTCTGAAAATTTGATTGATCTTAAAATGCTTCTCTAGATCATTAATTTTCAAGGTTGGTGTTAATAATCTTAAAtactttcttattttatttttaatactTTGTTTTCAAGCATTTCTTGACTTTGACACTCTGATATTTGTTAGAAGTTGAACACTCTCTGAATTTTCCAAAAATTATTATAACTATTATTACATTGTCCTTTTAAATGAGTTCCTATTTGAATGAAATTCCAAACTGATCTGGTAGAGTTTGTATTCCCTACAGAAGGCatgtgtccgtggctaagcactTACAACCGGGACAACCAGCTTCCCGCGCAGaattagcacccacgcaagcctggctcctCCGATTGAGTGGGCAAACAAAATCCCAGAGCCAACCATCCAATAGCGATGGCCAAACACACAGCGTAAAAGTGGATGCACAAACGAAGGTACGCCAGAAACGACAGGATACAAACAGTTGATACGCGCTACACGCGCTACAAACGACAAAATAGACGAGCGATAGAACAGTACTTGCGACGCTCGCAACGCACGCTAAACGCACACTCAAACGCGATCATCTCACGACACATTGATAGACATTGCATTCACAATATATAAGTTCAAAACGTGTTTAATTGCTGCATAGGCTAGATCGCTAGATCATACATTAGGAGGTCATCGCATACACCTAGGTTGCATCACCAACATTTTTCAGGTACCAACTGCGTAAGAAAGTTATGCTAGAGGCtctcaacaccataatcacctaCGACGACCAGACCTAGAACGGTAGAGTCAGGAGGTGGCTGGCTCTAGTATCTGCCGGCTGGACCCAACATCCACCAGCATCTCTAAGCTAGACCCAGAATCCACCAGCTGAACCCTAGAATCTACCAGCTGGACCTAGCGTCCATCAGCATCTCTCGGCATCTACCAGTGGGACCTAGAATCTATCAACATCCATCAGCCAGAGCCAGACCCCATCAACTACCCCGCCTGGAGTCTGCCTGTTTAAAGCATCTGTTAGTAGGAATCTATGGGTTGATATCTGCAAAGCATCTACTTACCTCTGCTTCCAGACCAGCAGAACCGTGGAGAGCCAGAAGGAACCCGAAGGAGGCAGCTTTGCCTACTTGTCAATCTCACCCCCATAAGCATCTGCCAGCAGGACTCTACCTCGATACCTACAAAACCTTATTTCCAGACCAGCAGGAGCAGGGAGATGTAATTCTGGGTGCAGAGTAGGGTTCAGAACTATGTCTGATGTATGCAGCAGACATTGCTTGTTCCAACAAAATAACACCGGCAGAGTAGCTGCAGCAGCTTGTCCCTGCAGAACAGCAATAGAGGCTCCAGCAGAATGACAATAACGTCCAGAACCTGAAGGACTAATTTCCCTCCTCACCCTGAAGCTGAGAAGGAaaattgggggcaattgttagggatGAAAATTACACTTTCATGAACAACGACGTGGCACACGTCTAGTGGATGGAATAAAGTAGATGGGAttgatgacaaggacaaatggggaCCATCAGATTAAAAGCAAACAACAAACAcactttggtaaaatatctcacGCAAGAAAGGGAGGAAAAGTCAACAACTGCTCCCTAT
Encoded here:
- the LOC141598189 gene encoding uncharacterized protein LOC141598189 — encoded protein: MKAAQDRQKSYADVRRRPLEFEVGDKVFLKVSPMKGVKRFGVKGKLSPKYIGPYEVIKRIGAVAYRLDLPPSLGKVHDVFHVSQLRKYISDPSHVLQNEIPELEPSLSFEERPIRILDKKEKKLRSKVVPLVKVLWKCGDVEEETWEPEASMRVKYPSLFS